A genome region from Firmicutes bacterium CAG:345 includes the following:
- a CDS encoding putative uncharacterized protein (product inferred by homology to UniProt) → MFVGLIVCNELARRTKIGGIIFFLAIPACLTIYFVILTIWGKVDPNSWAASNWTFTKMNSWFHYAKLYAATAGCIGFMMIKYGWGIGKKNWFKPFPFIIVAINILIACVSDFESAIKGAQAATEGTAGWWKSSEGVWLYGGWWNWVNGIAGLINIACMTGWWGIYSSKKKQDMLWPDMTWVYIIAYDIWNFEYTYNNLPTHSWYCGLALLLAPTFANLFWNKGGWIQNRANTLAIWCMFAQVVPYFQDALPFNVVTSVYGPAGDLSVATGVSAPTVADPKAQGVIAILALAVNVVALTIIIRRAILQKKNPYTHEIFTDQKDFQEAMLRRE, encoded by the coding sequence GTGTTCGTCGGTTTAATCGTATGTAATGAACTGGCACGAAGAACAAAAATAGGTGGTATCATCTTCTTCTTAGCTATTCCAGCTTGTTTGACAATTTATTTTGTCATTTTGACTATCTGGGGGAAAGTCGATCCTAATTCCTGGGCAGCTAGTAACTGGACATTTACTAAGATGAATTCATGGTTCCACTATGCAAAGTTGTATGCTGCCACAGCAGGATGTATCGGCTTCATGATGATCAAATATGGCTGGGGAATTGGTAAAAAGAATTGGTTTAAACCTTTCCCATTCATCATTGTTGCAATCAATATTTTAATTGCTTGTGTCAGTGATTTCGAATCAGCTATCAAAGGTGCTCAAGCAGCAACTGAAGGAACAGCTGGTTGGTGGAAATCCAGTGAAGGCGTCTGGTTATATGGCGGATGGTGGAACTGGGTTAATGGTATTGCTGGCCTTATCAATATTGCATGTATGACCGGTTGGTGGGGAATTTATTCTTCAAAGAAAAAGCAAGATATGTTATGGCCTGATATGACATGGGTATATATTATTGCTTATGATATTTGGAACTTCGAATATACATATAATAATTTGCCAACTCACTCATGGTATTGTGGTTTAGCATTATTATTAGCTCCAACCTTTGCTAATTTATTCTGGAATAAAGGCGGTTGGATTCAAAACCGTGCAAATACATTGGCCATATGGTGTATGTTTGCTCAAGTAGTTCCTTATTTCCAAGATGCTTTACCATTTAATGTTGTAACATCTGTTTATGGTCCTGCTGGTGATCTTTCTGTAGCAACTGGAGTATCTGCACCGACTGTTGCTGATCCAAAGGCACAAGGAGTAATTGCGATATTAGCACTAGCGGTTAATGTGGTGGCGTTGACGATAATTATAAGGCGCGCTATTTTGCAAAAGAAGAATCCATATACTCACGAAATCTTTACGGATCAAAAAGATTTCCAAGAAGCAATGTTAAGAAGAGAATAA
- a CDS encoding potassium uptake protein TrkH family (product inferred by homology to UniProt) codes for MGILKRKLSSFQIILIEFAGVILLGAFLLTLPISSKTHEWTSFIDALFTSTSAVCVTGLIVFDTATHWTIFGQIVILLLIQIGGMGIVTIAVSLAVISGKKIGLFSRETMKNAISAPNVSGIVRLTGFIIKGIFLIELIGALVMMPVFCIDYGAEGIWLSIFHSVSAFCNAGFDIMGTKSGEFTSITRYSAQPVINITIMLLIIIGGIGFLVWEDVCKHKWRIKEYRTQSKVVLIVTAALIVLPTIYFFFFEFSDLPVGKRILASLFQSVTPRTAGFNTVDLTAISDTGLYLMIILMLIGGSPGSTAGGMKTTTVAVLFSSAFSVFRKKDNAELMKRRVDDETVKTASAIFIMYITLFLLGGMAISAIENLPVTSCLYETASAVGTVGLTLGITPTLGIASKLILILSMFFGRVGGLTLIYAAFGTHKKQAAKLPTDTIAVG; via the coding sequence ATGGGAATACTAAAAAGGAAACTATCATCCTTTCAGATAATACTAATAGAATTCGCGGGAGTTATTTTGCTCGGCGCATTTTTACTTACCTTGCCGATTTCTTCAAAAACTCACGAATGGACATCGTTTATCGACGCCCTTTTTACTTCGACGTCCGCCGTATGCGTAACGGGACTTATCGTGTTCGATACGGCAACGCACTGGACGATATTCGGGCAAATTGTTATATTATTGCTGATTCAAATCGGCGGCATGGGCATCGTTACCATAGCCGTGTCTCTTGCCGTTATTTCCGGCAAAAAAATCGGGCTGTTCAGCCGCGAAACAATGAAAAATGCGATTTCTGCGCCAAACGTGAGCGGAATAGTCCGCCTGACCGGATTTATAATCAAAGGTATATTTTTGATTGAACTTATCGGCGCGCTTGTTATGATGCCCGTATTTTGTATAGATTACGGCGCCGAAGGAATTTGGCTGTCGATTTTCCATTCCGTGTCGGCGTTCTGCAATGCCGGGTTCGATATTATGGGGACGAAAAGCGGCGAATTTACTTCTATCACGCGCTATTCGGCGCAACCTGTCATCAACATTACGATTATGTTGCTGATAATTATCGGCGGTATCGGTTTTTTGGTATGGGAAGACGTTTGCAAACACAAGTGGCGAATCAAAGAATATCGCACGCAAAGCAAAGTGGTATTGATTGTAACCGCCGCGCTTATTGTTTTGCCCACGATATACTTCTTCTTTTTTGAATTCAGCGATTTACCTGTCGGTAAGCGAATACTTGCTTCTTTGTTTCAATCCGTAACGCCGAGGACGGCAGGGTTTAATACGGTAGATCTTACGGCGATCAGCGATACGGGATTATACCTGATGATTATTCTTATGTTGATAGGCGGTTCGCCCGGTTCGACCGCAGGCGGTATGAAAACGACGACGGTAGCAGTTTTATTTTCTTCCGCTTTTTCCGTGTTCAGAAAAAAAGACAATGCGGAACTTATGAAACGGCGCGTTGACGATGAAACGGTTAAGACGGCTTCGGCGATATTTATAATGTATATAACCCTGTTTTTATTAGGCGGAATGGCTATAAGCGCGATTGAAAATTTGCCTGTTACGTCATGCCTTTACGAAACCGCTTCCGCCGTCGGCACGGTAGGTCTTACTCTCGGAATTACCCCGACGCTCGGAATTGCGTCCAAGTTGATTTTGATATTATCTATGTTTTTCGGACGCGTCGGCGGATTGACGTTAATATATGCCGCTTTCGGCACACATAAAAAGCAAGCGGCAAAGTTACCGACGGATACGATTGCAGTCGGTTAA